Proteins encoded within one genomic window of Camelina sativa cultivar DH55 chromosome 19, Cs, whole genome shotgun sequence:
- the LOC104766454 gene encoding uncharacterized CRM domain-containing protein At3g25440, chloroplastic-like isoform X3, protein MWSVGLLRSSWFHSTPARETDDSMSKSDNSLSQDGVVVASTKPKRKKLKGKRAVVRWLKFFRWKKKKEFERMTSEEKILNKLRKARKKEERLMETMKKLEPSESAETRHDPEILTPEEHFYYLKMGLKCKNYVPVGRRGIYQGVILNMHLHWKKHQTLQVVIKTFTPDEVKEIAVELARLTGGIVLDVHEGNTVIMYRGKNYVQPPTEIMSPRITLPRKKALDKSKCRDALRAVRKYIPRLEQELQLIQAQGETKRDDLNVKVDDTQERSEELKKIIERSGECLEDEQEEEEEEEAGSELATDSDLSDIFETDSELEDEKTERPLFLEEFEKFPAINNSREEEDFGDPGKAKSEDEENDDKSPDFDEVDKMFLRAASLLKKKRR, encoded by the exons ATGTGGAGCGTTGGCTTGTTAAGATCATCTTGGTTTCATTCAACTCCAGCTCGTGAGACTGATGATTCCATGAGCAAATCTGACAACAGTTTGAGTCAAGATGGAGTAGTAGTAGCTTCTACTAAACCGAAGAGGAAAAAACTGAAAGGTAAACGAGCGGTTGTGCGGTGGCTAAAGTTTTTCCggtggaagaaaaagaaagagtttgaaagaaTGACATCTGAAGAAAAGATACTTAACAAACTAAGAAAG GCTCGGAAGAAAGAGGAACGTCTTATGGAGACGATGAAGAAGCTGGAACCTTCAGAGTCAGCGGAAACGAGACATGACCCTGAGATATTGACACCAGAAGAGCATTTTTATTATCTGAAAATGGGGTTGAAGTGCAAGAACTATGTTCCGGTAGGGAGACGTGGTATATACCAAGGAGTGATTCTGAACATGCATCTTCACTGGAAGAAGCATCAGACGTTACAGGTTGTTATCAAAACGTTTACGCCTGATGAAGTGAAGGAGATTGCTGTTGAGTTAGCGAGGTTGACTGGTGGGATTGTGCTTGATGTACACGAAGGGAACACGGTGATTATGTACAGAGGGAAGAACTATGTTCAACCTCCGACTGAGATCATGTCGCCGAGGATTACTCTTCCGAGGAAAAAGGCTTTGGACAAATCTAAATGCAGGGATGCGCTTCGTGCGGTTAGAAAGTATATTCCGAGGCTTGAACAAGAGCTTCAGTTGATTCAAGCGCAAGGTGAAACGAAGCGAGATGACCTGAATGTTAAGGTTGATGATACTCAGGAGAGGTCGGAAGAGTTGAAGAAGATTATAGAAAGAAGCGGAGAGTGTTTGGAGgatgagcaagaagaagaagaagaagaagaagcaggatCAGAACTAGCAACGGATTCAGATCTTTCTGATATTTTTGAGACTGATTCGGAATTAGAAGACGAGAAAACAGAGCGACCGCTTTTTCTCGAAGAGTTTGAGAAGTTCCCAGCGATAAACAACAGCAGAGAAGAGGAAGACTTTGGGGATCCGGGGAAGGCTAAATCAGAAGATGAGGAGAATGATGATAAGTCTCCAGACTTTGATGAAGTTGATAAGATGTTTCTTCGTGCTGCTTCGcttttaaagaagaaaagacgaTAA
- the LOC104766454 gene encoding uncharacterized CRM domain-containing protein At3g25440, chloroplastic-like isoform X2 has product MGFLTAARVSTSASMLLRRKYRQLGFLTSSSPLFSNFNSTSRSLSSGNILCKVLLHKESLNGPMWSVGLLRSSWFHSTPARETDDSMSKSDNSLSQDGVVVASTKPKRKKLKGKRAVVRWLKFFRWKKKKEFERMTSEEKILNKLRKARKKEERLMETMKKLEPSESAETRHDPEILTPEEHFYYLKMGLKCKNYVPVGRRGIYQGVILNMHLHWKKHQTLQVVIKTFTPDEVKEIAVELARLTGGIVLDVHEGNTVIMYRGKNYVQPPTEIMSPRITLPRKKALDKSKCRDALRAVRKYIPRLEQELQLIQAQGETKRDDLNVKVDDTQERSEELKKIIERSGECLEDEQEEEEEEEAGSELATDSDLSDIFETDSELEDEKTERPLFLEEFEKFPAINNSREEEDFGDPGKAKSEDEENDDKSPDFDEVDKMFLRAASLLKKKRR; this is encoded by the exons ATGGGGTTTCTGACGGCGGCTAGAGTTTCGACGTCGGCCTCAATGCTTCTACGCCGTAAATATCGCCAGCTAGGGTTCTTAACCTCCTCCTCGCCGCTCTTTTCCAACTTTAATTCCACGAGTCGCTCTCTCAG CTCTGGTAATATTTTGTGCAAGGTGTTGTTGCATAAGGAGTCTCTTAATGGACCAATGTGGAGCGTTGGCTTGTTAAGATCATCTTGGTTTCATTCAACTCCAGCTCGTGAGACTGATGATTCCATGAGCAAATCTGACAACAGTTTGAGTCAAGATGGAGTAGTAGTAGCTTCTACTAAACCGAAGAGGAAAAAACTGAAAGGTAAACGAGCGGTTGTGCGGTGGCTAAAGTTTTTCCggtggaagaaaaagaaagagtttgaaagaaTGACATCTGAAGAAAAGATACTTAACAAACTAAGAAAG GCTCGGAAGAAAGAGGAACGTCTTATGGAGACGATGAAGAAGCTGGAACCTTCAGAGTCAGCGGAAACGAGACATGACCCTGAGATATTGACACCAGAAGAGCATTTTTATTATCTGAAAATGGGGTTGAAGTGCAAGAACTATGTTCCGGTAGGGAGACGTGGTATATACCAAGGAGTGATTCTGAACATGCATCTTCACTGGAAGAAGCATCAGACGTTACAGGTTGTTATCAAAACGTTTACGCCTGATGAAGTGAAGGAGATTGCTGTTGAGTTAGCGAGGTTGACTGGTGGGATTGTGCTTGATGTACACGAAGGGAACACGGTGATTATGTACAGAGGGAAGAACTATGTTCAACCTCCGACTGAGATCATGTCGCCGAGGATTACTCTTCCGAGGAAAAAGGCTTTGGACAAATCTAAATGCAGGGATGCGCTTCGTGCGGTTAGAAAGTATATTCCGAGGCTTGAACAAGAGCTTCAGTTGATTCAAGCGCAAGGTGAAACGAAGCGAGATGACCTGAATGTTAAGGTTGATGATACTCAGGAGAGGTCGGAAGAGTTGAAGAAGATTATAGAAAGAAGCGGAGAGTGTTTGGAGgatgagcaagaagaagaagaagaagaagaagcaggatCAGAACTAGCAACGGATTCAGATCTTTCTGATATTTTTGAGACTGATTCGGAATTAGAAGACGAGAAAACAGAGCGACCGCTTTTTCTCGAAGAGTTTGAGAAGTTCCCAGCGATAAACAACAGCAGAGAAGAGGAAGACTTTGGGGATCCGGGGAAGGCTAAATCAGAAGATGAGGAGAATGATGATAAGTCTCCAGACTTTGATGAAGTTGATAAGATGTTTCTTCGTGCTGCTTCGcttttaaagaagaaaagacgaTAA
- the LOC104766454 gene encoding uncharacterized CRM domain-containing protein At3g25440, chloroplastic-like isoform X1, which produces MGFLTAARVSTSASMLLRRKYRQLGFLTSSSPLFSNFNSTSRSLSSSGNILCKVLLHKESLNGPMWSVGLLRSSWFHSTPARETDDSMSKSDNSLSQDGVVVASTKPKRKKLKGKRAVVRWLKFFRWKKKKEFERMTSEEKILNKLRKARKKEERLMETMKKLEPSESAETRHDPEILTPEEHFYYLKMGLKCKNYVPVGRRGIYQGVILNMHLHWKKHQTLQVVIKTFTPDEVKEIAVELARLTGGIVLDVHEGNTVIMYRGKNYVQPPTEIMSPRITLPRKKALDKSKCRDALRAVRKYIPRLEQELQLIQAQGETKRDDLNVKVDDTQERSEELKKIIERSGECLEDEQEEEEEEEAGSELATDSDLSDIFETDSELEDEKTERPLFLEEFEKFPAINNSREEEDFGDPGKAKSEDEENDDKSPDFDEVDKMFLRAASLLKKKRR; this is translated from the exons ATGGGGTTTCTGACGGCGGCTAGAGTTTCGACGTCGGCCTCAATGCTTCTACGCCGTAAATATCGCCAGCTAGGGTTCTTAACCTCCTCCTCGCCGCTCTTTTCCAACTTTAATTCCACGAGTCGCTCTCTCAG TAGCTCTGGTAATATTTTGTGCAAGGTGTTGTTGCATAAGGAGTCTCTTAATGGACCAATGTGGAGCGTTGGCTTGTTAAGATCATCTTGGTTTCATTCAACTCCAGCTCGTGAGACTGATGATTCCATGAGCAAATCTGACAACAGTTTGAGTCAAGATGGAGTAGTAGTAGCTTCTACTAAACCGAAGAGGAAAAAACTGAAAGGTAAACGAGCGGTTGTGCGGTGGCTAAAGTTTTTCCggtggaagaaaaagaaagagtttgaaagaaTGACATCTGAAGAAAAGATACTTAACAAACTAAGAAAG GCTCGGAAGAAAGAGGAACGTCTTATGGAGACGATGAAGAAGCTGGAACCTTCAGAGTCAGCGGAAACGAGACATGACCCTGAGATATTGACACCAGAAGAGCATTTTTATTATCTGAAAATGGGGTTGAAGTGCAAGAACTATGTTCCGGTAGGGAGACGTGGTATATACCAAGGAGTGATTCTGAACATGCATCTTCACTGGAAGAAGCATCAGACGTTACAGGTTGTTATCAAAACGTTTACGCCTGATGAAGTGAAGGAGATTGCTGTTGAGTTAGCGAGGTTGACTGGTGGGATTGTGCTTGATGTACACGAAGGGAACACGGTGATTATGTACAGAGGGAAGAACTATGTTCAACCTCCGACTGAGATCATGTCGCCGAGGATTACTCTTCCGAGGAAAAAGGCTTTGGACAAATCTAAATGCAGGGATGCGCTTCGTGCGGTTAGAAAGTATATTCCGAGGCTTGAACAAGAGCTTCAGTTGATTCAAGCGCAAGGTGAAACGAAGCGAGATGACCTGAATGTTAAGGTTGATGATACTCAGGAGAGGTCGGAAGAGTTGAAGAAGATTATAGAAAGAAGCGGAGAGTGTTTGGAGgatgagcaagaagaagaagaagaagaagaagcaggatCAGAACTAGCAACGGATTCAGATCTTTCTGATATTTTTGAGACTGATTCGGAATTAGAAGACGAGAAAACAGAGCGACCGCTTTTTCTCGAAGAGTTTGAGAAGTTCCCAGCGATAAACAACAGCAGAGAAGAGGAAGACTTTGGGGATCCGGGGAAGGCTAAATCAGAAGATGAGGAGAATGATGATAAGTCTCCAGACTTTGATGAAGTTGATAAGATGTTTCTTCGTGCTGCTTCGcttttaaagaagaaaagacgaTAA
- the LOC104766453 gene encoding poly(A)-specific ribonuclease PARN-like: MQRRFLSSICATAGNSKTLNQGRWSVKQVKKSNFHVTLDKIRASIDSSDFIALSLQNTGSYAAAWHRVSAIDTPQTSYLKAKYAAERYQILQFALCPFSLQGSKLTVHPYNFHLFPRDELKCGMPSYSFSCQASRLTSMAREGFDFNTCIYEGISYLSRAQESASKFLSGNPILADPIAVSSSSPATVADTVFVGRIRSRVKNWRKSCVESSIKTGDDDLVSSLRRLVLGSEQYGSRLCLTIDVCSERQVQLILEMLTEFSEDVVPLLIASKSRGTQAVRTVFMSSKEDKDLFKRELQDLENKENRRVRGFREVIDLISSSQKPIISQNYLSDLTSIHAKFLGPLPANVDDFSSSLSSAFPNVVDLSQFMKEISPLSNISNLPAAMSSLNRFFAPVDVEVANQGSPVKLSESYQSHGQNAVMISQLFAKLRTIQKSDLSTEDFQALASDEHESSITSCSKNAGDENVKVWSKNSRRVSSENLVFIWGLAKKMTAANLKNALQKSHPVFAQEFDVKYLDKSCAIVVFWESGPSETFLSAVNNEEQLCGSLREMVAEGLRAAGYETYKKACRLGFWEADLAESLDKTLESSDTDPDTDSNPSEIDWSNDLAINFYEL, encoded by the exons ATGCAAAGACGCTTCCTTTCGTCAATCTGCGCCACCGCCGGCAAtagcaaaaccctaaaccaagGAAGATGGAGTGTAAAGCAAGTGAAAAAATCTAACTTTCATGTAACCCTCGATAAGATTCGTGCTTCCATCGATTCATCAGACTTCATAGCTCTCTCACTACAAAACACCGGCTCGTATGCCGCCGCGTGGCACCGTGTCTCCGCCATTGATACGCCGCAAACTAGCTACTTGAAAGCTAAATACGCCGCTGAACGTTACCAGATTCTTCAGTTCGCTCTCTGCCCTTTCTCTCTTCAAGGCTCCAAACTCACCGTTCATCC ATATAACTTTCATTTGTTCCCTCGGGATGAATTGAAGTGTGGGATGCCTTCTTATAGCTTCTCTTGTCAAGCTTCACGTTTAACATCAATGGCTAGAGAAGGATTTGATTTCAACACTTGCATCTATGAAG GAATTTCATACTTATCTAGAGCTCAAGAGTCTGCATCGAAGTTTCTATCGGGGAATCCGATATTAGCTGATCCTATCgctgtgtcttcttcttctccagctaCTGTAGCTGATACTGTCTTTGTTGGAAGGATTAGGTCACGTGTCAAGAATTGGAGAAAATCTTGTGTAGAGTCAAGCATAAAGACAGGAGATG ATGATTTAGTGAGCTCTCTGAGAAGACTGGTGTTAGGGAGTGAGCAGTATGGTTCAAGGCTGTGTTTGACTATTGATGTTTGCAGTGAGCGTCAAGTGCAACTCATTCTAGAG ATGTTGACTGAGTTCTCTGAAGATGTTGTCCCTCTACTCATCGCTTCAAAGAGCAGAGGAACACAAGCTGTCCGTACTGTCTTCATGAGTTCGAAGGAGGACAAGGATCTTTTTAAG AGAGAGCTTCAAGatcttgaaaacaaagaaaacaggcGAGTTCGTGGCTTCCGGGAAGTGATCGATTTGATTTCCTCGTCACAGAAACCTATCATTTCGCAAAATTATCTTAGTG ATCTTACTTCCATTCATGCCAAATTCCTGGGTCCTCTACCTGCAAATGTTGATGACTTCAGCAGTTCATTGAGCTCTGCATTTCCTAATGTTGTGGATCTCAGTCAGTTCATGAAAGAGATTAGTCCCTTAAGTAATATAAGTAATCTACCTGCAGCTATGTCCTCCTTGAATCGGTTCTTCGCACCTGTGGATGTGGAAGTGGCTAATCAAG GCTCTCCGGTCAAATTAAGTGAGAGCTATCAGAGTCACGGGCAGAATGCTGTAATGATATCTCAGCTATTTGCAAAACTCCGTACCATACAGAAATCAGATCTATCGACTGAAGATTTCCAAGCTTTGGCTTCTGATGAACACGAAAGCTCTATCACCTCATGCTCTAAAAACGCAGGCGATGAGAATGTCAAAGTCTGGTCAAAGAACAGCCGGAGAGTAAGCTCTGAGAACTTGGTGTTCATATGGGGATTAGCAAAAAAGATGACAGCTGCAAATCTGAAGAATGCTCTACAAAAGTCGCACCCCGTCTTTGCGCAAGAGTTTGATGTTAAATATTTAGACAAGAGCTGTGCAATCGTGGTATTTTGGGAGTCAGGTCCTTCAGAAACTTTCCTCAGTGCTGTTAACAATGAAGAGCAACTTTGTGGTTCTTTAAGAGAGATGGTTGCAGAAGGGTTAAGAGCAGCAGGTTACGAGACTTACAAGAAAGCATGTAGACTTGGCTTCTGGGAGGCTGACTTGGCGGAATCTTTAGACAAAACATTGGAATCTTCAGATACCGATCCTGATACGGACAGCAACCCATCAGAGATCGATTGGTCAAACGATTTAGCTATAAATTTTTATGAGCTATGA